From the Myripristis murdjan chromosome 14, fMyrMur1.1, whole genome shotgun sequence genome, one window contains:
- the ssh2b gene encoding protein phosphatase Slingshot homolog 2b isoform X2 gives MALVTVQRSPTPSTSSSPCVSESGSGEDDRRSQPRSISESFLTVKGAALFLPRGNGSSPSSASRFSQLRSKHAGDLQQHLQTMFTLLRPEDNIKLAVRLESAHPQCTRYMVVVSTNGRQDTEESVVLGMDFSPTDSSCSVGLVLPLWSDTLIHLDGDGGFSVSTDNRVHVFKPVSVQAMWSALQSLHKACEVARCHNYFPGSLFLTWVSYYQSRVSSDQAHINEWNAMQDVQSHRADSPVLFSYVPTERERTERLIKTSLREIMMQKDLENVTSKEIRTELEMHMTCNLREFKEFIDNEMIVILGQMDSPTEIFEHVYLGSEWNASNLEELQNSGVQYILNVTREIDNFFPGLFEYHNIRVYDEEATDLLAYWNDTYKFISRAKKAGAKCLVHCKMGVSRSASTVIAYAMKEYGWDLERAFDYVKERRAVTKPNPSFMRQLEEYQGILLASKQRHNKLWRSHSDSDLSEHHEPLCKPSAQPHSLGRSDPHNQTGNTAGPSLKELLQPLETSSSNGKVAHSTRQPDTGIQTNQLNSSCPEGAPALSGLAEGQSLLPEASCQSAVAQTQGELSQVDAPCPDPMAGSVPPLSAPLSNGLCDSEEESSSPPLPRPRAATVVPEARKSDLSTVTVAECVLLGQPHPPPSLHHLPLSPAPSPAPACTDEAIRPQELSSSLPVVKPSHQLQMPVSVPESSRTPTPSTQQAEPQGLSAPVPDKELDCDQQSCGLSLDSLTAHSPSTSDYISYPSAIPQDLEVSFTRSTDHINFFSAREKFQGLTQDGKTHCAAVQAVQQSPQLKGPGKDQPPMPQEYSTSEGRKEEEEEEGGKDIAVPVQVTGLKTTMHTATPPPGALSQPGPQAPQDQEVRKSKQEMEERVVLSQEEAENVKEEVKNKEEEEMPPARLTSDWTRGSVRRVTRQLEQRMKQGQDSPLPSSSPPSLSVSSSGSQQCLQFHPHSSENLLADSNLQPATMSNPQNAPLCLQGPVVRTAEEEQVEDSGKCCPMEEESSEVVEGRGPICEDRSTKTHKVQPADIRSLSTSSSFHPSVHSSLAPLSSVGFLCLEGVTELESGTDWDYPLEGLHGDIIMKETWETLCELGAFLQQVSSGRGSRARCVEQVWGLGAGATQKRGHCVQQRVREVEARIRQAGLTPPSLMKRSASLAKLGCLDLLANDLSEWEVSCTSVAPTSEQSPLHTASDESKKQRVHSSPSASQHEAFRVESESFCEAGNPSSGCSPPPNQSQPQENLLDCVQGSPQLPGLISMPTRQQYGRTHPLRRLKKRTVSTVYHTM, from the exons TATCAGTGAGAGTTTCCTGACAGTTAAAGGAGCCGCCCTCTTTTTGCCACGAGGAAATGGCTCCTCCCCTTCTTCCGCCTCTCGCTTCTCACAGCTGCGCAGCAAACATGCAG GAGACCTCCAGCAGCACCTGCAGACCATGTTCACCCTCCTCAGACCAGAGGACAACATCAAACTG GCGGTTCGTTTGGAGAGCGCTCACCCTCAGTGCACTCGCTACATGGTGGTCGTCTCAACCAACGGCCGCCAGGACACTGAAGAGAGCGTGGTACTGGGTATGGATTTCAGCcccacagacag ctcaTGTTCAGTAGGGCTTGTTTTGCCCCTATGGAGTGACACACTGATACATCTGGATGGAGATGG GGGTTTCAGCGTGTCGACCGATAACAGAGTGCATGTGTTCAAGCCTGTGTCTGTGCAGGCCATGTG GTCTGCACTCCAGTCGCTCCATAAAGCATGCGAGGTGGCCCGATGCCATAACTATTTCCCAGGCAGCTTGTTCCTCACCTGGGTTAGCTACTATCAGAGCAGGGTCTCCTCCGACCAGGCACACATCAACGAGTGGAACGCCATGCAGGACGTGCAGTCGCACCGTGCCGACTCGCCTGTCCTCTTCTCTTATGT AcctacagaaagagagaggacagagcgGCTGATCAAAACCAGTTTGAGGGAGATCATGATGCAGAAGGACCTTGAAAATGTCACCAGCAAAGAG ATCCGGACAGAGCTGGAGATGCACATGACATGCAACCTGCGGGAGTTCAAAGAGTTTATTGACAATGAgatgattgtgattctgggccaGATGGACAGTCCTACAGAGATCTTTGAGCATGTCTACCTG GGATCTGAGTGGAATGCATCTAATTTAGAGGAGCTGCAGAACAGTGG GGTGCAGTATATCCTGAATGTAACAAGAGAGATCGACAACTTTTTCCCTGGTCTGTTTGAGTACCACAACATCCGTGTTTATGATGAAGAGGCCACTGATCTGCTTGCCTATTGGAATGACACATATAAGTTTATATCCAGAGCCAA GAAAGCCGGGGCCAAGTGTCTGGTGCACTGCAAGATGGGCGTGAGTCGCTCTGCGTCCACAGTTATCGCGTACGCCATGAAGGAGTACGGCTGGGACTTGGAAAGAGCCTTTGATTATGTCAAGGAACGGCGAGCTGTCACCAAGCCTAACCCCTCTTTCATGAGACAGCTGGAGGAGTATCAGGGCATACTGCTGGCCAG tAAGCAGAGGCACAACAAGCTGTGGCGCTCGCACTCTGATAGCGACCTCTCAGAGCACCACGAGCCGCTGTGTAAACCGTctgcacagccacacagcttGGGCCGCTCCGACCCCCACAACCAGACTGGCAACACAGCTGGCCCCTCCCTGAAGGAACTGCTGCAACCACTGGAAACCTCATCTAGCAATGGCAAAGTAGCACACTCCACCAGACAGCCTGATACTGGTATCCAGACCAATCAACTCAACTCCTCCTGCCCTGAGGGGGCACCAGCTCTATCAGGTCTTGCTGAAGGTCAGAGCCTCCTGCCTGAGGCTTCCTGTCAATCTGCTGTAGCCCAGACCCAGGGAGAGCTCAGCCAGGTGGACGCCCCGTGTCCCGACCCCATGGCTGGGTCTGTGCCTCCCTTATCTGCCCCTCTCTCCAACGGTCTGTGTGACTCAGAGGAAGAATCCTCGTCACCCCCTCTCCCCCGGCCAAGGGCTGCCACTGTGGTGCCTGAGGCTCGAAAATCCGACCTTTCCACGGTGACTGTTGCGGAGTGTGTTTTGTTGGGCCAACCTCACCCACCCCCATCCCTTCaccacctccccctctcccctgccCCGTCTCCAGCTCCAGCCTGCACAGACGAAGCGATCAGACCACAGGAGCTCTCCAGCTCTTTGCCTGTGGTAAAACCTAGCCACCAGCTGCAGATGCCAGTGTCAGTGCCTgagtcctcaaggaccccaaCACCAAGCACACAACAGGCTGAACCCCAAGGTCTGTCTGCACCAGTGCCTGACAAGGAACTAGACTGTGACCAGCAGTCATGTGGGTTGTCTTTGGACAGTTTAACAGCCCATTCACCCTCCACTAGTGATTATATCAGTTACCCCAGTGCCATTCCACAAGACCTTGAGGTGTCATTCACCCGCAGTACAGACCACATCAACTTCTTCAGTGCCAGGGAAAAGTTCCAGGGTCTGACTCAAGATGGTAAGActcactgtgctgctgtgcagGCGGTGCAGCAGTCACCCCAGCTTAAGGGTCCTGGCAAGGACCAGCCACCAATGCCTCAGGAGTACTCTACTAGtgaaggaagaaaagaggaggaggaggaggagggaggaaag gataTTGCAGTCCCTGTGCAGGTCACAGGACTTAAAACCACGATGCATACAGCAACCCCTCCTCCTGGCGCTCTCAGCCAACCAGGGCCTCAGGCCCCCCAGGACCAGGAAGTGAGGAAGTCAAAGCAGGAAATGGAGGAGAGAGTTGTTTTATCACAGGAGGAAGCTGAGAATGTAAAAGAGGAAGTGAagaacaaagaggaggaggagatgccCCCTGCTCGTCTCACCAGTGATTGGACAAGGGGTTCTGTGCGCCGTGTCACACGACAGCTGGAACAGCGAATGAAACAGGGGCAAGACTCTCCGTTGCCCTCCTCGtctcccccttccctctccGTGAGCTCCTCTGGCTCTCAGCAGTGCTTGCAATTCCACCCACACTCCAGCGAAAACCTCCTCGCAGACTCTAACCTCCAGCCAGCAACAATGTCTAATCCCCAGAATGCACCCCTTTGCTTGCAGGGGCCAGTAGTTCGCACTGCGGAGGAAGAGCAAGTAGAAGATTCTGGGAAGTGTTGTCCAATGGAGGAAGAGAGTAGTGAGGTAGTTGAGGGGAGGGGACCAATCTGTGAAGACagaagcacaaaaacacacaaagtccAACCTGCTGACATTAGatctctctctacctcttcgTCCTTTCATCCTTCTGTCCACTCCTCCCTTGCTCCACTTTCCTCTGTCGGCTTCCTGTGTTTGGAGGGCGTCACAGAGCTTGAGTCGGGCACGGACTGGGACTACCCCTTGGAGGGTCTtcatggtgacatcatcatgaaAGAGACATGGGAGACTCTGTGCGAGTTGGGTGCCTTCCTGCAGCAGGTGAGCTCGGGCAGAGGAAGCAGGGCCAGGTGTGTGGAGCAGGTGTGGGGCCTGGGTGCCGGTGCCACACAGAAGAGAGGCCACTGTGTCCAGCAGAGGGTCAGAGAGGTGGAGGCCAGAATTCGCCAGGCAGGGCTGACCCCGCCGTCTCTGATGAAACGATCAGCCTCTCTGGCCAAGCTAGGCTGCCTGGACCTGCTCGCCAATGACCTGAGCGAGTGGGAGGTAAGCTGCACCTCTGTTGCTCCCACCTCAGAGCAGTCCCCACTCCACACAGCCAGTGACGAGTCCAAGAAGCAGCGGGTCCACAGCTCTCCCTCAGCCAGCCAGCATGAAGCCTTCAGGGTTGAGTCAGAGAGTTTCTGTGAAGCTGGAAACCCCTCATCAGGATGCTCTCCACCTCCAAATCAGAGTCAGCCACAAGAGAACCTGCTCGACTGTGTCCAAGGCTCTCCACAGCTGCCCGGGCTGATCTCGATGCCGACAAGGCAGCAGTACGGAAGGACACACCCTCTGAGGCGGCTGAAGAAAAGGACTGTCAGCACCGTCTACCACACCATGTAA
- the ssh2b gene encoding protein phosphatase Slingshot homolog 2b isoform X1: protein MPPGVVNAPRSSPAGCFCACCGVKMRPHFTENSVISQGEIDQLISESFLTVKGAALFLPRGNGSSPSSASRFSQLRSKHAGDLQQHLQTMFTLLRPEDNIKLAVRLESAHPQCTRYMVVVSTNGRQDTEESVVLGMDFSPTDSSCSVGLVLPLWSDTLIHLDGDGGFSVSTDNRVHVFKPVSVQAMWSALQSLHKACEVARCHNYFPGSLFLTWVSYYQSRVSSDQAHINEWNAMQDVQSHRADSPVLFSYVPTERERTERLIKTSLREIMMQKDLENVTSKEIRTELEMHMTCNLREFKEFIDNEMIVILGQMDSPTEIFEHVYLGSEWNASNLEELQNSGVQYILNVTREIDNFFPGLFEYHNIRVYDEEATDLLAYWNDTYKFISRAKKAGAKCLVHCKMGVSRSASTVIAYAMKEYGWDLERAFDYVKERRAVTKPNPSFMRQLEEYQGILLASKQRHNKLWRSHSDSDLSEHHEPLCKPSAQPHSLGRSDPHNQTGNTAGPSLKELLQPLETSSSNGKVAHSTRQPDTGIQTNQLNSSCPEGAPALSGLAEGQSLLPEASCQSAVAQTQGELSQVDAPCPDPMAGSVPPLSAPLSNGLCDSEEESSSPPLPRPRAATVVPEARKSDLSTVTVAECVLLGQPHPPPSLHHLPLSPAPSPAPACTDEAIRPQELSSSLPVVKPSHQLQMPVSVPESSRTPTPSTQQAEPQGLSAPVPDKELDCDQQSCGLSLDSLTAHSPSTSDYISYPSAIPQDLEVSFTRSTDHINFFSAREKFQGLTQDGKTHCAAVQAVQQSPQLKGPGKDQPPMPQEYSTSEGRKEEEEEEGGKDIAVPVQVTGLKTTMHTATPPPGALSQPGPQAPQDQEVRKSKQEMEERVVLSQEEAENVKEEVKNKEEEEMPPARLTSDWTRGSVRRVTRQLEQRMKQGQDSPLPSSSPPSLSVSSSGSQQCLQFHPHSSENLLADSNLQPATMSNPQNAPLCLQGPVVRTAEEEQVEDSGKCCPMEEESSEVVEGRGPICEDRSTKTHKVQPADIRSLSTSSSFHPSVHSSLAPLSSVGFLCLEGVTELESGTDWDYPLEGLHGDIIMKETWETLCELGAFLQQVSSGRGSRARCVEQVWGLGAGATQKRGHCVQQRVREVEARIRQAGLTPPSLMKRSASLAKLGCLDLLANDLSEWEVSCTSVAPTSEQSPLHTASDESKKQRVHSSPSASQHEAFRVESESFCEAGNPSSGCSPPPNQSQPQENLLDCVQGSPQLPGLISMPTRQQYGRTHPLRRLKKRTVSTVYHTM from the exons ATGCCTCCCGGTGTTGTGAACGCGCCGCGGAGCTCCCCAGCCGGCTGCTTCTGCGCCTGCTGCGGGGTGAAGATGAGACCTCACTTCACCGAGAACTCCGTTATTTCCCAGGGAGAGATCGATCAGCT TATCAGTGAGAGTTTCCTGACAGTTAAAGGAGCCGCCCTCTTTTTGCCACGAGGAAATGGCTCCTCCCCTTCTTCCGCCTCTCGCTTCTCACAGCTGCGCAGCAAACATGCAG GAGACCTCCAGCAGCACCTGCAGACCATGTTCACCCTCCTCAGACCAGAGGACAACATCAAACTG GCGGTTCGTTTGGAGAGCGCTCACCCTCAGTGCACTCGCTACATGGTGGTCGTCTCAACCAACGGCCGCCAGGACACTGAAGAGAGCGTGGTACTGGGTATGGATTTCAGCcccacagacag ctcaTGTTCAGTAGGGCTTGTTTTGCCCCTATGGAGTGACACACTGATACATCTGGATGGAGATGG GGGTTTCAGCGTGTCGACCGATAACAGAGTGCATGTGTTCAAGCCTGTGTCTGTGCAGGCCATGTG GTCTGCACTCCAGTCGCTCCATAAAGCATGCGAGGTGGCCCGATGCCATAACTATTTCCCAGGCAGCTTGTTCCTCACCTGGGTTAGCTACTATCAGAGCAGGGTCTCCTCCGACCAGGCACACATCAACGAGTGGAACGCCATGCAGGACGTGCAGTCGCACCGTGCCGACTCGCCTGTCCTCTTCTCTTATGT AcctacagaaagagagaggacagagcgGCTGATCAAAACCAGTTTGAGGGAGATCATGATGCAGAAGGACCTTGAAAATGTCACCAGCAAAGAG ATCCGGACAGAGCTGGAGATGCACATGACATGCAACCTGCGGGAGTTCAAAGAGTTTATTGACAATGAgatgattgtgattctgggccaGATGGACAGTCCTACAGAGATCTTTGAGCATGTCTACCTG GGATCTGAGTGGAATGCATCTAATTTAGAGGAGCTGCAGAACAGTGG GGTGCAGTATATCCTGAATGTAACAAGAGAGATCGACAACTTTTTCCCTGGTCTGTTTGAGTACCACAACATCCGTGTTTATGATGAAGAGGCCACTGATCTGCTTGCCTATTGGAATGACACATATAAGTTTATATCCAGAGCCAA GAAAGCCGGGGCCAAGTGTCTGGTGCACTGCAAGATGGGCGTGAGTCGCTCTGCGTCCACAGTTATCGCGTACGCCATGAAGGAGTACGGCTGGGACTTGGAAAGAGCCTTTGATTATGTCAAGGAACGGCGAGCTGTCACCAAGCCTAACCCCTCTTTCATGAGACAGCTGGAGGAGTATCAGGGCATACTGCTGGCCAG tAAGCAGAGGCACAACAAGCTGTGGCGCTCGCACTCTGATAGCGACCTCTCAGAGCACCACGAGCCGCTGTGTAAACCGTctgcacagccacacagcttGGGCCGCTCCGACCCCCACAACCAGACTGGCAACACAGCTGGCCCCTCCCTGAAGGAACTGCTGCAACCACTGGAAACCTCATCTAGCAATGGCAAAGTAGCACACTCCACCAGACAGCCTGATACTGGTATCCAGACCAATCAACTCAACTCCTCCTGCCCTGAGGGGGCACCAGCTCTATCAGGTCTTGCTGAAGGTCAGAGCCTCCTGCCTGAGGCTTCCTGTCAATCTGCTGTAGCCCAGACCCAGGGAGAGCTCAGCCAGGTGGACGCCCCGTGTCCCGACCCCATGGCTGGGTCTGTGCCTCCCTTATCTGCCCCTCTCTCCAACGGTCTGTGTGACTCAGAGGAAGAATCCTCGTCACCCCCTCTCCCCCGGCCAAGGGCTGCCACTGTGGTGCCTGAGGCTCGAAAATCCGACCTTTCCACGGTGACTGTTGCGGAGTGTGTTTTGTTGGGCCAACCTCACCCACCCCCATCCCTTCaccacctccccctctcccctgccCCGTCTCCAGCTCCAGCCTGCACAGACGAAGCGATCAGACCACAGGAGCTCTCCAGCTCTTTGCCTGTGGTAAAACCTAGCCACCAGCTGCAGATGCCAGTGTCAGTGCCTgagtcctcaaggaccccaaCACCAAGCACACAACAGGCTGAACCCCAAGGTCTGTCTGCACCAGTGCCTGACAAGGAACTAGACTGTGACCAGCAGTCATGTGGGTTGTCTTTGGACAGTTTAACAGCCCATTCACCCTCCACTAGTGATTATATCAGTTACCCCAGTGCCATTCCACAAGACCTTGAGGTGTCATTCACCCGCAGTACAGACCACATCAACTTCTTCAGTGCCAGGGAAAAGTTCCAGGGTCTGACTCAAGATGGTAAGActcactgtgctgctgtgcagGCGGTGCAGCAGTCACCCCAGCTTAAGGGTCCTGGCAAGGACCAGCCACCAATGCCTCAGGAGTACTCTACTAGtgaaggaagaaaagaggaggaggaggaggagggaggaaag gataTTGCAGTCCCTGTGCAGGTCACAGGACTTAAAACCACGATGCATACAGCAACCCCTCCTCCTGGCGCTCTCAGCCAACCAGGGCCTCAGGCCCCCCAGGACCAGGAAGTGAGGAAGTCAAAGCAGGAAATGGAGGAGAGAGTTGTTTTATCACAGGAGGAAGCTGAGAATGTAAAAGAGGAAGTGAagaacaaagaggaggaggagatgccCCCTGCTCGTCTCACCAGTGATTGGACAAGGGGTTCTGTGCGCCGTGTCACACGACAGCTGGAACAGCGAATGAAACAGGGGCAAGACTCTCCGTTGCCCTCCTCGtctcccccttccctctccGTGAGCTCCTCTGGCTCTCAGCAGTGCTTGCAATTCCACCCACACTCCAGCGAAAACCTCCTCGCAGACTCTAACCTCCAGCCAGCAACAATGTCTAATCCCCAGAATGCACCCCTTTGCTTGCAGGGGCCAGTAGTTCGCACTGCGGAGGAAGAGCAAGTAGAAGATTCTGGGAAGTGTTGTCCAATGGAGGAAGAGAGTAGTGAGGTAGTTGAGGGGAGGGGACCAATCTGTGAAGACagaagcacaaaaacacacaaagtccAACCTGCTGACATTAGatctctctctacctcttcgTCCTTTCATCCTTCTGTCCACTCCTCCCTTGCTCCACTTTCCTCTGTCGGCTTCCTGTGTTTGGAGGGCGTCACAGAGCTTGAGTCGGGCACGGACTGGGACTACCCCTTGGAGGGTCTtcatggtgacatcatcatgaaAGAGACATGGGAGACTCTGTGCGAGTTGGGTGCCTTCCTGCAGCAGGTGAGCTCGGGCAGAGGAAGCAGGGCCAGGTGTGTGGAGCAGGTGTGGGGCCTGGGTGCCGGTGCCACACAGAAGAGAGGCCACTGTGTCCAGCAGAGGGTCAGAGAGGTGGAGGCCAGAATTCGCCAGGCAGGGCTGACCCCGCCGTCTCTGATGAAACGATCAGCCTCTCTGGCCAAGCTAGGCTGCCTGGACCTGCTCGCCAATGACCTGAGCGAGTGGGAGGTAAGCTGCACCTCTGTTGCTCCCACCTCAGAGCAGTCCCCACTCCACACAGCCAGTGACGAGTCCAAGAAGCAGCGGGTCCACAGCTCTCCCTCAGCCAGCCAGCATGAAGCCTTCAGGGTTGAGTCAGAGAGTTTCTGTGAAGCTGGAAACCCCTCATCAGGATGCTCTCCACCTCCAAATCAGAGTCAGCCACAAGAGAACCTGCTCGACTGTGTCCAAGGCTCTCCACAGCTGCCCGGGCTGATCTCGATGCCGACAAGGCAGCAGTACGGAAGGACACACCCTCTGAGGCGGCTGAAGAAAAGGACTGTCAGCACCGTCTACCACACCATGTAA
- the coro6 gene encoding coronin-6, whose protein sequence is MSRSIVRQSKFRHVFGQAVKAEQGYDDIRVSKVTWDSSFCAVNPKFLAVIVESSGGGAFLVLPLSKTGRVDKNHPLVIGHSGPVLDIDWCPHNDNIIASCSEDCTAMVWQIPDHALSRPLSEPIVVLEGHSKRVGIVSWHPTARNILLTAGSDNLIIIWNVGTGEPLITMDDHPDLIYNVSWNRNGSLFCTTSKDRRLRVCDPRKREVVAERLSPHEGIRPMRAIFTRDGNIFTTGFTRMSQRELGLWDPTNFEEPIALLELDTSNGVLFPYYDADANMVYLCGKGDSSIRYFEITEEPPYVHYLSTFSSKEPQRGMGFMPKRGVDVTKCEIARLYKLHDKKCEPITMTVPRKSDLFQDDLYPDTAGPEPAMEPEEWLDGRDDDPILVSMRQGYVPPKSRELKVAKKNVLDSRPTTRRSMSTCDANSLPPQLIERLLEEIQNLKATVLSQEKRICDLENKLSQYTNGTA, encoded by the exons ATGAGTCGCAGCATCGTGCGGCAGAGTAAGTTCCGCCACGTGTTCGGCCAGGCGGTCAAGGCCGAGCAGGGCTACGATGACATCCGCGTTTCCAAGGTGACGTGGGACAGCTCCTTCTGCGCCGTCAACCCAAAGTTCCTGGCGGTGATTGTTGAATCCAGCGGTGGAGGGGCATTCCTGGTGCTGCCGCTCTCTAAG acAGGTCGAGTGGATAAGAACCACCCACTGGTGATCGGCCACTCTGGACCCGTCCTCGATATCGACTGGTGCCCTCACAACGACAACATCATAGCCAGCTGCTCGGAGGACTGCACCGCTATG GTGTGGCAGATCCCTGATCATGCACTGAGCCGTCCTCTCTCAGAGCCCATCGTGGTTTTGGAGGGACACTCCAAACGTGTCGGGATCGTCAGCTGGCACCCAACCGCACGCAATATACTACTCACTGCAG GCAGTGATAACCTGATAATTATCTGGAACGTGGGGACAGGAGAGCCCCTCATCACAATGGATGACCACCCAGACCTCATCTACAACGTCAGCTGGAACCGAAATGGGAGCCTGTTTTGTACCACCAGTAAGGACCGACGCCTGCGTGTCTGCGACCCCCGCAAGAGGGAGGTGGTTGCG GAACGTCTGTCTCCACATGAAGGGATCCGGCCAATGAGAGCCATCTTCACCAGAGATGGAAACATTTTCACCACAGGTTTCACCAGAATGAGCCAGAGAGAGCTGGGGCTCTGGGACCCG ACAAATTTCGAGGAACCTATTGCACTGTTGGAGTTGGACACAAGCAATGGAGTGTTGTTTCCATATTATGATGCAGATGCAAACATGGTCTACCTCTGTGGAAAG GGGGACAGCAGTATCCGTTACTTTGAGATCACGGAGGAGCCACCATATGTCCACTACCTCAGCACGTTCAGCAGTAAGGAGCCGCAGAGAGGTATGGGCTTCATGCCCAAGAGAGGTGTGGACGTCACCAAGTGTGAGATTGCCAG GTTATACAAGCTCCATGACAAGAAGTGTGAACCCATCACAATGACAGTGCCCAGAAAA TCGGACCTTTTCCAGGATGACCTGTACCCAGACACGGCAGGACCTGAGCCAGCCATGGAGCCTGAAGAGTGGCTGGATGGCCGCGACGACGACCCCATTCTGGTGTCCATGCGACAGGGCTACGTGCCGCCCAAGAGCCGCGAGCTCAAAGTGGCAAAGAAGAACGTCCTGGACTCCAGACCCACCACTCGACGCAGCATGTCCACCTGTGACGCCAACAGCCTGCCA cCTCAGTTGATTGAGAGGTTGCTAGAGGAGATTCAGAATCTGAAGGCTACAGTTTTGTCTCAGGAGAAGAGAATCTGTGACCTGGAGAATAAGCTTTCCCAGTACACCAACGGCACTGCctga